The following are encoded in a window of Oncorhynchus keta strain PuntledgeMale-10-30-2019 chromosome 10, Oket_V2, whole genome shotgun sequence genomic DNA:
- the LOC127932604 gene encoding uncharacterized protein LOC127932604 — translation MKHGGAPWHQEWFTPSCGASGPPRHQDRFTPSCGAPGTPRPPGIRNGLPRPVEPQAPPGIRNGLLHPVEPQAPPGIRNGLPRPVEPQAPPGIRNGLPRPVEPQAPPGIRNDLPHPVEPQAPPGIRNGLPRPVEPKAPPGIRNGLPRPVEPQAPPGIRNGLPRPVEPQAPPGIRNGLPRPVEPQAPPGIRNGLPRPVELQAPPGIRNGLPRPVEPQAPPGIRNGLPRPVEPQAPPGIRNGLPRPVEPQAPPGIRNGLPRPVEPQAPPGIRNGLPRPVEPQAPPGIRNGLPRPVEPQAPP, via the coding sequence ATGAAACATGGTGGCGCCCCCTGGCATCAGGAATGGTTTACCCCGTCCTGTGGAGCCTCAGGCCCCCCCAGGCATCAGGATAGGTTTACCCCGTCCTGTGGAGCCCCAGGCACCCCCAGGCCCCCTGGCATCAGGAATGGTTTACCCCGTCCTGTGGAGCCCCAGGCACCCCCAGGCATCAGGAATGGTTTACTCCATCCTGTGGAACCCCAGGCACCCCCAGGCATCAGGAATGGTTTACCCCGTCCTGTGGAGCCCCAGGCACCCCCAGGCATCAGGAATGGTTTACCCCGTCCTGTGGAGCCCCAGGCACCTCCAGGCATCAGGAATGATTTACCCCATCCTGTGGAGCCCCAGGCACCCCCAGGCATCAGGAATGGTTTACCCCGTCCTGTGGAGCCAAAGGCCCCCCCAGGCATCAGGAATGGTTTACCCCGTCCTGTGGAGCCCCAGGCACCCCCAGGCATCAGGAATGGTTTACCCCGTCCTGTGGAGCCCCAGGCACCCCCAGGCATCAGGAATGGTTTACCCCGTCCTGTGGAGCCCCAGGCGCCCCCTGGCATCAGGAATGGTTTACCCCGTCCTGTGGAGCTCCAAGCACCCCCTGGCATCAGGAATGGTTTGCCCCGTCCTGTGGAGCCCCAGGCACCCCCTGGCATCAGGAATGGTTTACCCCGTCCTGTGGAGCCCCAGGCACCCCCTGGCATCAGGAATGGTTTACCCCGTCCTGTGGAGCCCCAGGCACCCCCTGGCATCAGGAATGGTTTACCCCGTCCTGTGGAGCCCCAGGCACCCCCTGGCATCAGGAATGGTTTACCCCGTCCTGTGGAGCCCCAGGCGCCCCCTGGCATCAGGAATGGGTTACCCCGTCCTGTGGAGCCCCAGGCGCCCCCATGA